In the Pseudorasbora parva isolate DD20220531a chromosome 23, ASM2467924v1, whole genome shotgun sequence genome, one interval contains:
- the LOC137062411 gene encoding uncharacterized protein, with product MHAPRPATEDAELHVTEERLEEVLTNLKVDVVRRLCKQCGLDPSGSKMDLVVRLRQEMRNRSSYDKVFQKVWGASASASDGTPEDSSSDGTFAASASDGTPAASASDGTPAAWASDGTPAAWASDGTPAASASDGTPAASASDGTPAAWASDGTPAASASDGTPAAWASDGTPAAWASDGTPAAWASDGTPAASASDGTPAAWASDGTPAASASDGTPAAWASDGTPATSASDGTPAASASDGTPAASASDGTPAAWASDGTPAAWASDGTPAASASDGTPAAWASDGTPAASASDGTPAAWASDGTPEDSSSDGTPAAMTSDGTPAASASDRTPASLARLMRAEREIKYFRHWEGPKTLHEYVFDCTKKPDEVIGSVSTTVLRRADCVGLGTNCELEATVVNCCLSLICHLAGEKGLDVLAVDSNVLACWSPPHCVDPFESLPADAALKDCILFPISTTGHWHLCVMKPNLKRMYILDSSDPCGFGQAYYVSMFSMIAIKLVPGSWKLIKNKDIPSQRDGVDCGVFMLMYALYITFEWPFDFTMTDTPYIRECLLNLVLKCTSHEREASSLKKYQVDYMHGCLKDHGILTLPASVLEDIFIDVVLQEGDEAILTLALVCTRFRDLVTREAFRRRAHFLWLDSVTNWTVFSTSYKAEYYQMYRLDTCRQCGDAFKNCTPGYVGRGRSGELFKIISEDAHPDFCSEFCQICADLI from the exons ATGCACGCCCCAAGACCAGCTACTGAAGATGCCGAACTTCACGTTACAGAAGAGAGGCTAGAAGAAGTGCTGACCAACCTTaag GTGGATGTGGTCCGCCGCCTTTGCAAGCAGTGTGGTCTGGATCCATCAGGTTCCAAAATGGATCTTGTGGTTAGACTTAGACAGGAGATGAGAAACAGGTCATCTTATGACAAGGTCTTCCAGAAGGTTTGGGGGGCTTCAG CCTCGGCCTCAGATGGGACACCTGAAGATTCGTCCTCAGATGGGACATTTGCAGCCTCTGCCTCAGATGGGACACCTGCAGCCTCGGCCTCAGATGGGACACCTGCAGCCTGGGCCTCAGATGGGACACCTGCAGCCTGGGCCTCAGATGGGACACCTGCAGCCTCGGCCTCAGATGGGACACCTGCAGCCTCGGCCTCAGATGGGACACCTGCAGCCTGGGCCTCAGATGGGACACCTGCAGCCTCGGCCTCAGATGGGACACCTGCAGCCTGGGCCTCAGATGGGACACCTGCAGCCTGGGCCTCAGATGGGACACCTGCAGCCTGGGCCTCAGATGGGACACCTGCAGCCTCGGCCTCAGATGGGACACCTGCAGCCTGGGCCTCAGATGGGACACCTGCAGCCTCGGCCTCAGATGGGACACCTGCAGCCTGGGCCTCAGATGGGACACCTGCAACCTCGGCCTCAGATGGGACACCTGCAGCCTCGGCCTCAGATGGGACACCTGCAGCCTCGGCCTCAGATGGGACACCTGCAGCCTGGGCCTCAGATGGGACACCTGCAGCCTGGGCCTCAGATGGGACACCTGCAGCCTCGGCCTCAGATGGGACACCTGCAGCCTGGGCCTCAGATGGGACACCTGCAGCCTCGGCCTCAGATGGGACACCTGCAGCCTGGGCCTCAGATGGGACACCTGAAGATTCATCCTCAGATGGGACACCTGCAGCCATGACATCAGATGGGACACCTGCAGCCTCGGCCTCAGATAGGACACCTGCATCCTTGGCTAGGCTGATGCGTGCGGAAAGAGAAATAAAATACTTCCGGCATTGGGAAGGCCCGAAGACTTTG CATGAGTATGTGTTTGATTGCACTAAGAAACCGGACGAAGTCATCGGCTCTGTCAGCACAACAGTCTTAAGAAGAGCAGACTGTGTTGGCCTGGGAACCAATTGCGAATTGGAGGCAACA GTTGTAAACTGCTGCCTTTCACTGATATGCCACCTTGCTGGAGAGAAg GGATTAGATGTCCTTGCTGTAGATTCCAATGTATTGGCATGTTGGAGTCCACCTCACTGTGTCGACCCTTTTGAGTCACTACCG GCAGATGCAGCACTTAAAGACTGCATCCTATTTCCAATAAGTACAACTGGACACTGGCACTTGTGT GTCATGAAGCCCAATCTTAAAAGGATGTACATTCTTGATTCATCCGACCCTTGTGGTTTTGGGCAGGCATATTATGTGTCCATGTTCAG CATGATCGCAATCAAATTAGTTCCTGGAAGCTGGAAACTCATTAAAAACAAG GACATTCCATCACAGAGAGACGGCGTGGACTGTGGAGTGTTCATGCTTATG TATGCACTATACATTACTTTTGAGTGGCCATTTGATTTCACCATG ACTGACACGCCTTACATTCGAGAGTGTTTGCTGAACCTTGTATTGAAGTGCACAAGTCATGAAAG GGAAGCCTCAAGCCTCAAGAAATATCAAGTGGACTACATGCATGGTTGTCTCAAGGACCACGGGATTCTTACG TTGCCAGCATCTGTTCTGGAGGACATTTTTATCGATGTGGTTCTCCAGGAGGGTGACGAGGCAATTCTGACGCTGGCCCTGGTGTGCACACGCTTCAGAGACCTTGTCACTCGTGAAGCCTTCAGGAGACGAGCTCATTTTCTTTGGCTTGACA GTGTCACAAATTGGACTGTTTTCTCCACATCCTACAAGGCGGAGTACTATCAAATGTACAGACTGGATACTTGTAGACAATGTGGAGATGCATTCAAAAACTGCACTCCAG GATATGTAGGCAGAGGAAGAAGCGGGgaactttttaaaattattagcGAAGATGCCCACCCAGACTTCTGCAGCGAGTTCTGCCAAATCTGTGCTGACCTTATTTGA